The Plasmodium yoelii strain 17X genome assembly, chromosome: 4 genome has a window encoding:
- a CDS encoding ubiquitin-conjugating enzyme E2, putative — protein MGEVIIPRSFRLLDELERGQKGNVSEGVSFGLENADDITLSNWSCTIFGQPGTVFENRIYSLTVFCGENYPDIPPTVKFDTKIEMTCVDSAGNVMKNHLHILKNWNRSYTIETILIALRQEMLSSANKRLPQPNEGESY, from the exons ATGGGAGag GTAATTATACCAAGAAGTTTTAGATTATTGGATGAATTAGAAAGAGGTCAAAAAGGAAATGTTAGTGAAGGTGTATCGTTCGGATTAGAAAATGCAGATGATATAACATTATCAAATTGGTCATGTACAATATTTGGGCAACCCGGAACTGTTTTTGAAAACCGTATTTATTCGCTAACTGTTTTTTGTGGAGAAAATTATCCTGATATTCCTCCGACTGTTAAATTTGACACAAAAATAGAGATGACTTGTGTTGATAGCGCTGGAAAT GTTATGAAAAACCATCttcacattttaaaaaactgGAACAGAAGCTACACAATTGAAACTATATTAATTGCACTTAGACAAGAAATGCTTTCAAGTGCTAACAAACGTTTACCACAACCAAATGAAGGAGAATCATATTAA